In Flavobacterium endoglycinae, one DNA window encodes the following:
- a CDS encoding bifunctional metallophosphatase/5'-nucleotidase: MKRREFIEKTAASTALLSLGLSLSSFESNDNEIKHLTILHTNDVHSHIDPFPADDPRNPNMGGVSRRAALIETIRQENPNVLLLDAGDIFQGTPYFNYYGGELEFKLMSMMKYDASTIGNHDFDNGLDGLYAQMPHATFEFICSNYDFKNTVMNGLVKPYKIFNKNGIKVGVFGVGIELQGLVDKQLYKETVYNNPVEIAQDMTRLLKKEEKCDLVICLSHLGYKYKDDASKISDLKFAELTQDIDLIIGGHTHTFLDKPTIVKNKAGENVLVNQVGCYGINLGRIDFYFDSNKAHTNQARSIIV; encoded by the coding sequence ATGAAAAGAAGAGAATTTATCGAAAAAACTGCTGCAAGTACCGCTTTATTAAGCTTAGGTTTATCATTGAGCAGTTTTGAAAGTAACGATAACGAAATTAAACATTTAACGATTCTTCACACAAACGATGTTCACAGTCATATCGATCCGTTTCCTGCTGATGATCCTCGTAACCCAAATATGGGAGGTGTTTCTCGAAGAGCAGCTCTTATTGAAACTATCCGTCAGGAAAATCCAAACGTACTTTTATTAGATGCCGGAGATATTTTTCAAGGTACTCCTTATTTTAATTATTACGGAGGTGAACTTGAATTTAAATTGATGAGCATGATGAAATATGATGCTTCAACTATAGGAAATCATGATTTTGACAACGGACTTGACGGTTTATATGCTCAAATGCCGCATGCGACTTTTGAATTCATTTGTTCTAATTATGATTTCAAAAACACGGTTATGAATGGTCTTGTAAAACCTTATAAAATTTTCAATAAAAACGGTATTAAGGTTGGAGTTTTTGGTGTAGGAATCGAACTTCAGGGATTGGTAGACAAACAATTATACAAAGAAACGGTTTATAATAATCCTGTCGAAATCGCACAAGACATGACTCGTTTATTAAAGAAAGAGGAAAAATGTGATTTGGTAATTTGTCTTTCTCATTTAGGTTATAAATACAAAGACGATGCTTCTAAAATTTCTGATTTAAAGTTTGCCGAACTGACCCAAGATATTGATTTGATTATTGGCGGGCATACGCATACCTTTCTGGACAAACCTACAATTGTAAAAAACAAAGCCGGAGAAAATGTACTGGTAAACCAAGTTGGCTGTTATGGAATAAATTTAGGACGAATTGATTTTTATTTTGACAGCAATAAAGCTCACACTAATCAGGCTAGATCTATTATTGTATAA
- the dapA gene encoding 4-hydroxy-tetrahydrodipicolinate synthase: MQSLIGTGVALVTPFKKDFSVDIEALQRIVNFSIDGGVEYLVVLGTTAENATLTQDEKELVINTVIEVNKGRLPLVLGVGGNNTMQVVDELKTRDFSPFEAILSVSPYYNKPTQEGIYQHFKAIAEASPVPVILYNVPGRTSSNMLPSTVIRLANDFKNVVAIKEAAGDVVQAFKIIKDAPKDFLVISGDDMIALPIVLAGGAGVISVIGQGFPKEFSEMIRLGLNKKAADAFKTQYFLSDCIDMIFEQGNPAGIKQVFQALGIADNTVRLPLVPVDESLAERLNEFVKNSIK; encoded by the coding sequence ATGCAATCATTAATAGGAACAGGTGTTGCGCTTGTAACTCCATTTAAAAAAGACTTTTCAGTAGATATCGAAGCGTTGCAGCGAATCGTTAATTTTTCGATAGACGGAGGAGTTGAATATCTTGTGGTTTTGGGAACAACAGCAGAAAATGCAACCCTGACGCAAGACGAAAAAGAATTAGTTATAAATACCGTTATAGAAGTAAATAAGGGAAGATTACCATTAGTTCTTGGAGTAGGCGGCAATAATACCATGCAGGTGGTTGACGAATTAAAAACCAGAGACTTTTCTCCTTTTGAAGCCATACTTTCTGTTTCCCCTTATTATAATAAACCAACACAAGAAGGAATTTATCAGCATTTTAAAGCAATTGCAGAAGCTTCTCCTGTACCAGTAATTTTATACAACGTTCCAGGAAGAACTTCAAGTAATATGCTTCCTTCAACAGTAATTCGTCTGGCAAATGATTTTAAAAATGTAGTAGCGATTAAAGAAGCTGCAGGTGATGTTGTACAAGCATTTAAAATTATTAAAGACGCACCAAAAGATTTTCTAGTTATTTCAGGAGATGATATGATTGCACTTCCTATTGTTTTAGCGGGTGGAGCAGGAGTAATCTCGGTTATTGGTCAAGGTTTTCCAAAAGAATTTTCAGAAATGATTCGTTTGGGACTCAATAAAAAAGCCGCTGATGCGTTTAAAACACAATACTTTTTATCAGATTGTATCGATATGATTTTTGAACAAGGAAATCCAGCCGGAATAAAACAAGTTTTCCAAGCTCTGGGAATAGCTGATAATACAGTACGTCTGCCTTTGGTTCCTGTAGACGAATCTTTGGCAGAACGATTAAATGAGTTCGTCAAAAACAGCATAAAATAA
- a CDS encoding DUF6913 domain-containing protein has translation MFLDYIKEFFVKKSLKNNLNNVKNEVFTSNIQTIGLVVDESKFRDSKALIKELVSYGIAPEKIKIIAYRRKFKKKKTYSKPTFGKKNINWKGELTEPFLKEFIETEFDLLISYYDVENIALMMVTSKSKARFKVGFSSVNTRLNRWMFNTAMEEYKLFVSELFKYLKSIK, from the coding sequence ATGTTTTTAGATTATATAAAGGAATTTTTTGTAAAAAAATCATTAAAAAATAATCTGAATAATGTCAAGAATGAAGTTTTTACAAGTAATATACAAACGATTGGTTTAGTGGTCGATGAAAGTAAATTTCGAGATTCAAAAGCGTTAATAAAAGAACTGGTATCATACGGAATTGCACCCGAAAAGATAAAAATTATTGCGTACAGACGTAAATTCAAAAAAAAGAAAACCTATTCAAAACCTACATTTGGTAAAAAAAATATCAATTGGAAAGGAGAACTGACAGAACCTTTTTTAAAAGAATTTATCGAAACCGAATTTGACCTTTTGATAAGTTATTATGATGTAGAAAACATTGCTTTAATGATGGTAACAAGCAAATCAAAAGCCAGATTTAAAGTTGGTTTTTCATCTGTGAACACTAGATTAAACCGATGGATGTTTAACACGGCAATGGAAGAATACAAACTATTTGTTTCTGAATTGTTCAAGTATTTAAAAAGTATAAAGTAA
- a CDS encoding OmpA family protein codes for MKKIYILSLVLSITFSFAQKTNLKQADALFRNYSYTDASKAYEECLQHIKNPSAQTLKNAADSYYFISDARNALKWYRKLYEVQGNNLTDIYYLRYIQTMKAVMDYDEADRVTKEYLNKKGDQKEINRYVAQKKQLDSLAKARPLYQIKNLDINTSKSDFGTTFYKEQIVFTSARDTTKFSEKLYTWNNQPFLNLYLSERNPADGSLFNESLFLPNVMSKYHEATATFDPSGKTMYYTTNIVKKNKLVVDGNKINNFQIIKGSIVDNKLENPQGVFFNSEDYSVGHPCLSDDGQWLFFASDMPGGYGETDLYVVKIADDGTMSSPLNLGATINTIGNDLFPFFKNGMLYFSSDGHYGLGDLDVYESKFLPDGTFSTPRNLGAPINSNKDDFAYIVDKSDSYGYVSSNRAGGKGDDDIYSFVKGKPVCNQNISGIAVDRKTKLPLADVTVMAYNSFKEVLGETKTNYEGKYAITVPCNKMVNMIAAKPNYSSDEKSVQTTKENEGEIPNINFELSNYDDLVVKKRGVEMVDVQPIYFDYDKYDITPKAVEELTKVVFIMQKFPNIRIKIESHTDSRGKDAYNLKLSDNRAKSTRDYILSQGIDASRIESAIGYGETRLINKCKNGVKCTEEEHLLNRRSDFIIIQK; via the coding sequence ATGAAAAAAATATATATCCTGAGTTTAGTCTTGAGCATTACGTTTAGTTTTGCTCAAAAGACTAATTTAAAGCAAGCCGATGCGTTGTTTAGAAACTATTCCTACACTGATGCTTCAAAAGCCTACGAGGAATGTTTACAGCATATCAAAAACCCATCGGCTCAAACATTAAAAAATGCGGCAGACTCGTATTATTTTATTTCCGATGCACGAAATGCACTTAAATGGTATAGAAAATTATACGAAGTACAAGGAAATAACTTGACAGACATTTACTATCTGCGTTACATTCAAACCATGAAAGCAGTAATGGATTATGATGAAGCTGATAGAGTGACCAAGGAATATCTCAATAAAAAAGGAGATCAAAAAGAGATCAACCGTTATGTAGCTCAGAAAAAACAATTGGATAGCCTTGCGAAAGCCAGACCTTTGTATCAGATTAAAAATCTGGACATAAACACCAGCAAATCTGATTTTGGAACCACTTTTTATAAAGAACAGATTGTATTTACTTCTGCAAGAGATACGACGAAATTCAGTGAGAAATTGTACACTTGGAACAATCAGCCTTTCTTGAATTTATATTTGTCTGAAAGAAATCCGGCTGATGGTAGTTTATTTAATGAAAGTTTGTTTCTGCCAAATGTAATGAGCAAATATCATGAAGCAACGGCTACTTTTGACCCTAGCGGAAAAACCATGTACTACACCACTAATATTGTAAAGAAAAACAAATTGGTTGTAGATGGAAACAAAATAAATAACTTCCAGATTATAAAAGGATCAATCGTTGATAACAAACTTGAAAATCCACAAGGTGTTTTCTTTAATAGTGAAGACTATTCAGTAGGACATCCATGTTTGAGCGATGATGGACAATGGCTTTTCTTCGCATCAGATATGCCGGGCGGTTATGGGGAAACCGACTTGTATGTTGTTAAAATTGCTGATGATGGTACAATGAGTTCGCCTTTAAATCTGGGAGCTACTATTAATACAATTGGGAATGATCTTTTTCCATTTTTTAAAAACGGAATGCTCTATTTCTCTTCAGATGGACATTACGGACTTGGAGATTTAGATGTGTATGAAAGTAAATTTCTGCCTGACGGAACTTTTTCTACACCTCGTAATTTAGGTGCGCCAATAAATAGTAACAAAGATGATTTCGCATACATAGTAGATAAATCAGATAGTTATGGTTATGTTTCATCTAACAGAGCAGGAGGAAAGGGCGACGATGATATTTATTCCTTTGTAAAAGGGAAACCCGTTTGTAACCAAAATATATCTGGTATAGCTGTTGACAGAAAAACAAAACTTCCGTTGGCTGATGTAACCGTTATGGCGTACAATTCTTTTAAAGAAGTATTGGGCGAAACCAAAACCAATTATGAAGGAAAATATGCCATTACAGTTCCGTGTAATAAAATGGTAAACATGATCGCTGCCAAACCCAATTACAGCAGCGACGAAAAATCAGTGCAAACGACAAAAGAAAATGAAGGTGAAATTCCAAACATTAATTTCGAACTCAGCAACTATGATGACTTAGTAGTCAAAAAAAGAGGTGTAGAAATGGTAGATGTTCAGCCTATTTATTTTGATTATGACAAATATGATATTACACCAAAAGCTGTAGAAGAATTGACCAAAGTGGTCTTCATTATGCAGAAATTTCCAAACATCAGAATTAAGATAGAATCGCACACCGATTCTCGTGGAAAAGATGCTTACAATTTAAAACTTTCAGATAACAGAGCTAAATCAACCAGAGATTATATTCTTTCTCAAGGTATTGATGCTTCAAGAATCGAAAGTGCAATTGGTTATGGCGAAACCCGCCTGATCAACAAATGCAAAAATGGAGTGAAATGTACCGAAGAAGAACATTTATTAAACAGACGCTCTGACTTTATCATTATTCAAAAATAG
- a CDS encoding lysoplasmalogenase family protein, which produces MKANKPSLILFFLALVLTIIFDWTEQDFLATYSKAIVLPSIFIYFLISRQFKIRKIEGLIFLFCFIGNVFDLMDVEISEIGGVICFLIVYLLLFRLFITEHQKIKLKKKDILPVSIVIIFIVYLLISVLAMKLDNLDNYNFIYVIYGIVLSVISYFSFVSYITKGTFITLLMSLMMMSYILSDIFYIFNQYFSYSVVLVLIQDITQILAYYFMVEYFLEKAKRKKKRIVIQ; this is translated from the coding sequence ATGAAAGCGAATAAACCGTCGTTGATTTTATTTTTTTTAGCGCTGGTGTTGACAATTATTTTTGATTGGACAGAACAAGATTTTCTTGCTACCTATTCTAAAGCAATTGTCCTGCCATCGATATTTATTTATTTTTTAATCAGCAGGCAATTTAAAATAAGAAAAATTGAAGGTCTAATTTTTTTATTTTGTTTTATAGGGAATGTTTTTGATTTAATGGATGTCGAAATTTCAGAAATTGGCGGAGTCATCTGTTTTCTGATCGTGTATTTGTTATTATTCAGACTTTTTATTACAGAACATCAAAAAATAAAACTCAAAAAGAAAGATATTCTTCCCGTATCAATTGTCATAATATTTATTGTATATCTGTTGATTTCAGTTTTGGCAATGAAACTTGACAATCTAGATAACTATAATTTTATATATGTCATTTACGGAATAGTTTTAAGCGTAATAAGCTACTTTTCGTTTGTAAGTTACATAACGAAAGGAACGTTTATTACGCTTTTAATGTCTCTTATGATGATGAGTTACATCTTGTCTGATATATTCTATATCTTCAACCAATACTTTTCCTATTCCGTTGTATTAGTATTAATACAAGACATTACACAAATCTTAGCTTATTATTTCATGGTAGAATATTTCCTTGAAAAAGCAAAGAGAAAAAAGAAAAGAATAGTTATACAATAA
- a CDS encoding PorP/SprF family type IX secretion system membrane protein: MKLYIKPLETYFILICSFITICVSAQQDPQYTQYMYNTMAVNPAYAGSTGTLEATLLHRSQWVGISGAPETQSFSIHGPLTNEKIGLGLSVVNDKIGPSNELYLDGNFSYSLPLGYEKRLAFGLKAGMRMLNIDWSKGRYYNSNDVLLNQNIDNQMKMAIGAGVYYYTEKWYLGFSIPSFIRNDYYDDVQESIDFDRLHYYLMGGYVFDLNPNLKFKPAFLVKAVSGAPLTADVSANFMIAEKFVIGGSYRTDDSISILAGFQISQSFYLGYAFDYTVSQLNKYNDGTHEFILRYSLNKGANKIKSPRFF; encoded by the coding sequence ATGAAACTATATATAAAACCATTAGAAACGTATTTCATTCTAATATGTTCTTTTATCACAATTTGTGTCAGTGCACAACAAGACCCTCAATATACACAGTATATGTATAACACAATGGCGGTAAATCCGGCTTATGCCGGGTCTACCGGTACATTGGAAGCGACTCTTTTACATCGTTCACAATGGGTAGGAATCTCAGGAGCGCCTGAAACACAGTCGTTCTCAATTCACGGACCTCTTACCAATGAAAAAATTGGTTTAGGACTAAGTGTTGTAAATGATAAAATAGGTCCGTCAAACGAACTGTATCTTGATGGAAATTTCTCGTACTCACTACCACTGGGATATGAAAAACGATTAGCATTTGGTTTGAAAGCCGGAATGCGTATGTTAAACATAGACTGGTCTAAAGGGAGATATTACAACAGTAATGATGTTTTACTGAATCAGAATATCGACAATCAGATGAAAATGGCAATTGGAGCGGGTGTTTATTACTATACCGAAAAATGGTATTTAGGCTTCTCAATTCCAAGTTTTATCCGAAATGATTATTATGATGATGTTCAGGAATCAATAGACTTTGATCGTCTGCATTATTATTTAATGGGAGGTTATGTTTTTGATTTGAACCCAAATTTGAAGTTCAAACCAGCATTTTTAGTAAAAGCAGTAAGTGGTGCGCCGCTCACTGCTGATGTATCGGCGAATTTTATGATTGCTGAAAAATTTGTTATTGGAGGATCATACAGAACAGATGATTCGATAAGTATCTTAGCAGGTTTTCAAATATCGCAAAGTTTTTATCTAGGTTATGCTTTCGATTATACAGTTAGCCAGTTAAACAAGTACAATGATGGTACTCACGAATTCATTTTACGTTATTCGTTAAACAAAGGCGCTAACAAAATCAAATCTCCTCGATTCTTCTAA
- a CDS encoding 5'-nucleotidase C-terminal domain-containing protein, whose protein sequence is MVKLKKYNRFLKLFVIFLTVFSIFSCSHKTYNVTKVEGKQLPVTQNSAETPEIEKFIKPYRDHINKDLDSVLAYCPETLDKSTGKWQTTIGNLMADVTLKQGNKVFKIREKKEIDLCFLNHGGIRAILPKGNVTTRSAFEIMPFENNMVVLALKGEQILEMTAYIIKEKKPHPLSGMTFTIAKDNTAKNILIQGKPFDVNKTYYVATNDYLANGGDSMYFFAKNIQKYDMNYKLRNVLIDYFKEVDTIPVPRDIRITEE, encoded by the coding sequence ATGGTAAAACTAAAAAAGTATAACCGATTTTTAAAACTTTTTGTTATATTCTTAACAGTATTTTCAATATTTTCCTGCAGTCATAAGACTTACAATGTAACTAAGGTAGAAGGAAAACAACTTCCGGTAACACAAAACAGTGCCGAAACTCCTGAAATTGAAAAGTTTATTAAACCATATCGCGATCATATCAATAAAGATTTAGACAGTGTTCTTGCTTATTGTCCTGAAACGCTAGATAAAAGTACAGGAAAATGGCAGACTACGATTGGAAATCTAATGGCCGACGTTACTTTAAAACAAGGTAATAAGGTTTTTAAAATCAGAGAAAAAAAGGAGATTGATTTATGCTTTTTAAATCATGGCGGAATTAGAGCGATTTTACCAAAAGGAAATGTAACAACAAGATCTGCATTTGAAATTATGCCTTTTGAAAACAACATGGTTGTGCTGGCTTTAAAAGGAGAACAAATTCTAGAAATGACTGCTTATATTATTAAGGAGAAAAAACCTCATCCTTTATCTGGCATGACTTTTACAATTGCAAAAGATAATACTGCCAAAAACATTTTAATACAAGGAAAACCTTTTGATGTTAACAAGACATATTATGTTGCTACAAATGATTATTTAGCTAATGGCGGTGACAGTATGTATTTTTTCGCAAAAAACATACAGAAGTATGATATGAATTATAAACTGCGAAATGTATTAATTGATTACTTTAAAGAAGTTGATACTATTCCAGTGCCGAGAGACATCAGAATTACTGAAGAATAA
- the ligA gene encoding NAD-dependent DNA ligase LigA: MNIQETIQALRDELNQHNYNYYVLDNATISDYDFDIKLKELQDLENKHPEFFDEDSPTQRVGGAVTKNFKTIAHQYRMYSLDNSYSKEDLLEWENRIQRVLGNVNLQYTCELKYDGASISISYENGKLVQAVTRGDGFQGDEVTNNIKTIKSVPLRLKGDYPEKFDIRGEIILPYAGFEKMNQELIEIGETPYSNPRNTASGSLKLQDSAEVAKRPLECLLYTVAGNNLSFATQFEGLEAARRWGFKVPAEAKLANNMQEVFDFIDYWDVHRHKLPYETDGVVIKVNNIHSQQELGYTAKSPRWAIAYKFKSEQVSTVLKSISYQVGRTGAITPVANLEPVQLAGTIVKRASLHNADQIQKLDIRLNDTVFVEKGGEIIPKIIAVDLEKRPENSEVTQYITHCPECQTELVRNAGEANHYCPNFYGCPPQIIGRIQHYISRKAMDIEGLGGETVALLFKNNLVHNYADLYELKVSDILHLERMAQKSAENLVNGVEKSKEIPFESVLFALGIRYVGETVAKKLAKHYKNIDALSQASLMDLILVDEIGERIARSVIEFFENEENKIIIERLKNYGVQFEIVEKVNPNATEKFVGKTFVVSGVFAQFSRDELKKAIEDNGGKVGSSISAKTDFVVAGDNMGPAKLEKATKLNIPILSEEEFITKLNESE, from the coding sequence ATGAATATTCAAGAAACCATTCAGGCATTACGAGACGAACTTAACCAGCATAATTACAACTACTATGTTTTAGACAATGCCACCATTTCTGATTACGATTTTGATATTAAACTGAAAGAACTTCAGGATTTAGAAAACAAACATCCTGAGTTTTTTGATGAAGATTCACCAACGCAACGTGTAGGCGGAGCTGTTACCAAGAATTTTAAAACTATTGCACATCAGTACAGAATGTACTCTCTTGATAATTCCTATTCAAAAGAAGATTTACTCGAATGGGAAAACAGAATTCAGCGTGTTTTAGGAAATGTTAATCTACAATATACCTGCGAATTAAAATACGACGGTGCTTCAATCAGTATTTCATATGAAAATGGAAAACTGGTTCAGGCAGTAACGCGTGGTGACGGATTTCAAGGAGATGAGGTAACCAATAATATCAAAACCATTAAATCAGTTCCGTTGCGATTAAAAGGAGATTATCCTGAAAAATTCGATATTCGCGGAGAAATTATTCTGCCTTATGCCGGATTCGAAAAAATGAATCAGGAATTGATAGAAATTGGCGAAACACCCTATTCAAATCCAAGGAATACAGCATCTGGAAGTCTTAAATTACAAGACAGTGCTGAAGTTGCCAAACGTCCGTTAGAATGTTTATTGTACACCGTAGCAGGAAACAATCTATCATTTGCCACACAATTTGAAGGTTTAGAAGCAGCGCGCAGATGGGGGTTTAAAGTACCTGCAGAAGCAAAACTGGCTAATAATATGCAGGAAGTTTTCGATTTTATTGATTACTGGGATGTTCATCGTCATAAATTACCTTATGAAACCGATGGTGTTGTGATAAAAGTTAACAACATTCATTCACAGCAAGAATTAGGATATACTGCAAAATCACCTCGATGGGCAATTGCTTATAAATTCAAATCAGAACAAGTTTCAACTGTTTTAAAATCAATTTCATATCAAGTTGGACGTACAGGAGCAATCACACCTGTTGCTAATTTAGAACCTGTTCAGCTTGCGGGAACTATTGTAAAAAGAGCTTCGCTTCACAACGCAGACCAAATTCAAAAATTAGACATCCGATTAAACGATACCGTTTTTGTTGAGAAAGGAGGAGAAATCATTCCGAAAATCATTGCTGTAGATTTAGAAAAACGTCCTGAAAATTCCGAAGTAACGCAATACATCACTCATTGTCCAGAATGTCAGACTGAATTAGTTCGAAACGCTGGAGAAGCCAATCACTATTGTCCTAACTTTTACGGTTGTCCTCCGCAGATTATTGGAAGAATCCAGCATTATATTTCTAGAAAAGCAATGGATATTGAAGGACTTGGAGGCGAAACCGTAGCGCTTCTTTTTAAAAACAATTTAGTCCACAATTATGCTGATTTATACGAATTGAAAGTTTCAGATATTCTACATTTGGAAAGAATGGCACAAAAATCAGCTGAAAATCTGGTAAACGGTGTTGAGAAATCTAAAGAAATTCCGTTTGAAAGCGTATTATTTGCTTTAGGAATCCGTTATGTGGGAGAAACTGTTGCCAAAAAATTAGCTAAACATTATAAAAATATCGACGCCTTAAGCCAGGCCTCTTTAATGGATTTAATTCTTGTTGATGAAATTGGAGAAAGAATCGCGAGAAGCGTTATCGAGTTTTTTGAAAATGAAGAAAATAAAATCATCATCGAAAGGCTTAAAAACTATGGAGTTCAATTTGAAATCGTAGAAAAAGTAAATCCAAATGCAACCGAAAAATTTGTGGGTAAAACCTTTGTGGTTTCTGGTGTTTTTGCACAATTTTCGAGAGACGAACTCAAAAAAGCTATTGAAGACAACGGAGGTAAAGTAGGAAGTTCAATTTCTGCCAAAACTGATTTTGTCGTGGCTGGAGATAATATGGGACCTGCAAAACTTGAAAAAGCAACTAAACTAAATATTCCTATTCTGTCTGAAGAAGAATTTATAACTAAACTAAATGAAAGCGAATAA